A window of Pseudophryne corroboree isolate aPseCor3 chromosome 1, aPseCor3.hap2, whole genome shotgun sequence genomic DNA:
AACAATGCTACCACCAACAACAAAGATTCAAGtagcgtacacactaggcgatattttaaACGATATCGCTTATTTTCACCTTTCTGGGCGATATTGTCTGTAATATTGCCCGGTGTGTACGCTATGAACGATGAATGTTGCACGCTCCTGCGTTAACGAGGTCTTCTGttgtctgtgcatgcagctcaattttggctATGTTGTTAATAATAAGGtgtatatcgtttagtgtgtaccatACAAACGAAGAACAATGAACTTCAAAAAACCCCTATGAAATTCCTACCTGATAAAACCTAGTATCGGATGACTCCTGTATATCATTGGTCGTTTGTAAAAATCGCTTAGTGTGTACGCTCAATATCTTTTGTCCGggactctgggaagttcaagggaaatcgttcaaCGATATTGCTCACAGAGGGTatcgtctagtgcacaggttctcaaactcggtcctcaggaccacacacggttcatgttttgcaggtcacctgtagatttttaaaatgtgacagttggtgatacacagtgcacctgccgggtgacatggaaaacgtgaaccatgtggggtcctgaggaccgagtttgagtaccactggtctagtgtgtacgcacATTCAGTGTTTCAAGGTCTATGGCCTGGTAACTGTCACGTTGGTGGTGGTGCTCTCTGGAGTCAAAAACAAGTTGGTCAAAACTGGTGGTTTACTAGTAGGATGAAGAGAGAACTTCTTTTTAGGTGCACTCTTATTAgtgcctctctgcacatgttacatctgccccacctgcagtgcagcatggttttgcccatttgtgtgctttttttgtttgctaacaaacctgaataaccccctaagtttgCATACATTTGAAAATCATAATTTCTAAAGCTACTGTATGATGTTGTGTTTTAGCAAGTGTACTTTATAGTTGGTGGTTATTTGCCTTggctggtttggaattattacaaaAGAGTGACAATGACTGAGAAGTGACTGTTGTATCTCACAGATTTCTACAGGTGTAGTCCCAGAATTACCAAATGTACATTACTATCACCCTCATCGATATCAGCAAAACCAATAACACTAGGGGCAACTAGAATCAAATAGAAAAGGGAGCAATTTGCTCCCAGTGCAAACATAAGGCATTGTAAGGGGTGCAAATGcatttattgtttttgcatgcagggaaaatatgAATGTTGCAgataaatactgggcagctttgtttTTAAACATACATTTAAAATGAAGCTAAAATACATCACTTCCAAATCTGCCCCATCCCCTGCAATGCAACAATGTTTATTCAAGTTGCAAATCAAATGTACTACTTTATTGATTTGCTACAAACTTTTCCTAAGTCCCTGGATGTACAATTTGTATGTATTTTAAATTTCCTTGGAATTTCCACTTTTGGTTTTATTTCTCCCATAGTAAACTGTGATGATTTTCCATATATACGATCAAGGCCGGAATTTTGTTCTCTGGCCAGCTGGACTGGCCCTTTTTGCACATGCTACTCCACTGATGAGGAACAGGTGACCCCAGGGCAGCATTCTGTCCTCCGAGCCTTCCTTTGCAGCCCCCACCTTTCTGCATTTGCAAGTTCCCATTGCCAGGTATAGGGTAACATGCCATCTCTGAATTGCAGTAATCCTTCATCTCCATTGAGGTCTATTAGTATGGAGCTAAGCAGCACAAATTAAGTGAGTACCAGAAAAATCTCTGATTTCTCAAGTGTTCATTTGTAAATAAATTGAGAAAAGCCCCTTCTCTTGTGAAAACATAGGAGAAAGGTATTTTCTCATTTTAATAAGTAAGAGTGATTAAGGTTTCATAAGCTCTTTTCTTATATGGACTACCGACTTGGGCCAAGTGGTCCATAATTTCATATATTTGACTCATCTACAAAACTACTGATTTTGCTGGGGGTGAACATACTGTCTGCTGATAGTGACATTTGCAGAAATAAAATATTTATGCACCAGTGAGTGCATTGTAAAAGATACACTAATATCACTAGTAAACTAGTGAAAaggcaatgggcctgattcatgtttgtaagttataaaaaaaataaaaaaaaaagacaagtaactgtgtctggaacaaaccatgttgccatgaaaagggagcaaatatatttatattgtttctgtgcagggtaaatactggctgcttttgcatgtagtccacaaatgatagacagctttatttttaaacatcaacttagatttcagtttaaaaacaACCCATCTAAATCTCAGCTGTTTAAATTGCAAGGAATGTACTTCATGGGTATTTGACCACCCCTCAAAACAGATATTATTTCatacagtgggggagattcaaatgtttgaaaagtcagttgggtgtctgttttttcctatctcatagacaggaaaatgcagacacccaaccgacttttcaaatatttgaattccccccattaagtCCAGAGAAAAGTTACAATCTTGATTATTGCTAATTGATATCTTTCAATTCTGTGTGCTGTGGTTGGTCCAATTCACAAGGGAATTACTCAGCAAATCTTTGGTAGTGATGTACTGATTTGCTCAAATTTTAAAATCACCAGGACGTACACTGCAACCTGTAGGACAAAAGTTCTTCTGACAATGAAGGTTGACTGTATTGTAGTATGCATAAATTGTTAGGAGAACTGGACTAGGGCTTTTAAATCAGAAAATAACGTTTCCATGATCTGTACAGACTGATAATGTGACTCTGTTTGTGTGCAGGATATCGATGGAAAGGCCTGTGTTGTTTGCCCTTGGCACAAGTATAAAATTGCTTTGGAAAATGGAGAGGGTCTATATCAAGGAGTCAATCCCCAAGACCCAAATAAAACCAAAAAATGGTACTCAAGAGGGGTAAAGCAAAGGACCCACAAAGTGACTGTGAGAGATGGTGCTGTCTATGTAACACTGTCAGATGCTACTGCTATCTTTGACTCTGATTTCTATGCAAAAGAAAAGTTTAATGATGCAGACCGCCCTAACCCAGAAACATAAGTTTATATTTGCCGTTATCAAAGTTAATTCTATTAATAGACTTTATCCATTCATTTGCTGCCCTGTTCTTTTATGTAATTATTCAGTACTAAAATATCCTGGAAATTTGCTGTAACTCATATAAATATGGTATAATGTCACCTGCCATCAGAATATTATTTTATCGATTTCTGAGTAAAAATATTTTTGTGGGACTTATTTAATAACATAGTGCAACATAATAGTGTTGTCTGGTTGGCTTGATGTTTGCTTTAATTTATAAATGGCTAGAAATGACAGGTATAATATGATAGATTACTGTTACTGGTTTATTAAAATCCTACATTGTAATATGTAGTTGACTGTTTACTAATACACTCATAGACATGTATTGTATGCTAatcagcagggcttaaagtggtcctggtgaggtggtggaactcatggaggaggaccatggaggcaccaggacctgaggaaggagtaggtggctgcagctcatcagtaacactagtgccgcctgtatcattaattgacgcagatgatggggtgggcttttcgatTGGaactactgtgcagggcaatggagatggtggaactagttccccttaccattacaggtggtggaactcagttctacctcgttcccccccactttaacccctgccaatcAGGAATCCAACATGATCTCTGTAAAATTAGTTTTTTTGTGGGTAGATCTTATTACATCCTACATTTTTTccccagctttttttttttttttcaatacggACAGCTACACTTACATTAGTAGTTCTGTATATAAACTCTTCATTGTAAAAGCACTGCTTTGCAGAGATGTGTAAGAAATGCTCCTTGCAGTTGAGAAGACaactattatgggcctaattcagat
This region includes:
- the RFESD gene encoding Rieske domain-containing protein, with product MGQRQAVSSAPEEIDESAVFVGHLEDFKQSKRVRAPVKDREVVIFNHLGKFHALDLRCYHAGGPLHLGEIEDIDGKACVVCPWHKYKIALENGEGLYQGVNPQDPNKTKKWYSRGVKQRTHKVTVRDGAVYVTLSDATAIFDSDFYAKEKFNDADRPNPET